CACCGTTCCTTcccaagcagcaacaaaaaaCGCCATAAAATTGGCCCGTCAGGTCAACgtgtcggataaaactgcctctgttgacagaacaagcaaacttggtgtaaatgctggttgtcatgacgtcggctatgagaactgagaatagccggaaaaagcaattatttgcttcggacgaaaggaagtgttctgatattaaaaggagagctgcagactctgtctgcagctcgaacaacaagaataacaattttgaaaaagagcttagttaacaatgagtctcataacgtgacacAACGATTTTGGTTCCCAAGTAAAGGCTCAATACCCTGGCAAATTCGGTTTCTTCGCGTCTCTACCCCTCCCGGACATCCAGGCGTCTTTGAAAGAAGTCAATTactgcttcaacaagctggaCCCGGAGCCGGATGGCGTCGTGTGGATGTCCAATTTCTACGGCATGTACTTTGGCGACCCAGACCTATTCCCAATCTACGAGGcgctcaacaagctcaacgtGACAATCTTTGAGCATCCCACGACGCCATGCACTGAGTACAACCATTTGAAATATGACATCACCGCGGAAGCTCCAACAATCACGCAGAAGGAATGGCAGTCCCTCAATAGACCGGTggcaaccagacaatttgCGGCCCCAACGCTCGACTTCCCTTTCGATACAGCTCGCACTTTCGCAGACCTATTCTACTCCGAAATACCAACCCGATTCTCACGCCTCAAATGGATCATCCCACatgctggcggcggcctcATCCCCACTTTAGATCGGATAGTTGGGTACAGTACTCTATATCCCCACCTCAACTTGACGCGATCATCCATGATAGCGACACTCGCGAAAAGCTTCTACTTCGACCTTGCCGGACCCTGGCCAGTCGACTCAGCTATTCCATCATTGCTGCGATGGGTTGACTATACACATATCATGTGGGGATCCGATATTCCGTTTACGCCTTTGGTGGCCGCCGCAGCGGGAATTTCGCATTTGACGTGGATGTTCAGGCGGTCAGACGTCGCAATGCGGGGAGGCTACTCGGGTAAAGGTATACGAGAGCTATTCAGGCGAGGGGGCTTGGTCAAGACATCCCTGCGTAAATCCCGGCTAACTTCCGAACCGAAACACGTTCTGACATCCCAGTACTCCGGCTTGGCTGTTTTAGGACAAGCGCGTTTCTGGTGCCTTGTCGGACCCCGGGCTGTACGTGTACCTTAGTAAGAACTGTTGCACtaaagtcgtgcataatcctgctccataccggttaagtgcataatgggggtgtgtcgcTTGCGACACGCTTACGCGcataaaaaggagaatggaagatcaagcagaatggcaCAGAACGAACAAcaatgaatacactgggcgaatgcctacacacccattcaattttacagtgacgcctttgtgaaagtatccacaccgtGATTCTGACAATTAAGGGTCTCATTTGCTAGCAAGAGCAATCGCGCGAACAGATGAATTACGGTGATGACAATGGCGTCCACGGAAAACGCGAAAGGAACGACGCGTCTCAGGTCCAGCAAAGACTGGGAGGTCTGGAGCGACAAATTCATGATGAAAGCTATAGACTTAAACGTATGGTCACTTGTAGGCCCGGATTCAGATGACGAACCGATTGCCCAGCCACGACCAGCGGAGTTTTCAGACTATCCACGAAGAGTTGTCCCGTCTGCGACAGCTGGATCTACTCCATCAGGACTTAGATCATCAGCTAGACAACGGAGAAGTTCCCAGTTACGGGGCTCAGAGACGCTAGATGATGAGATAGAAGTGGCACCCGAACCGGATAGTGACACGGAGTGGGCACACAACACGCTACGCGCCCGAGGCTACCATGAACTTGTGGCTAGAGACCGAGACATATACGATCGAGCCGGAAAGGACTACGATCGAAGATACCAAGCTTTCAAAGACCAGCAGGCAGCACTGTCTAAATTGCGTACCTGGGTAATGGACACAATTACAGATCATTACTACACCACCTGCTGCAAAGGCGAGTCATCGATCCGAGCATGGCTCCGTAACCTGAAAGAGGATGCCAACGTTGATGCAAAGCGATTGAGGTCGGATGCCCGTGAGAGGTACAGGGCTGTCCTGAAGCCACTGGCGGCGCCACCATCAGATTTTGAGACGTGGATCAACCAGTGGAAAGAAGCCTTTGCGTACGCCAGAAGTAAAGATGTCTCTGATGTACAACATGCAGATGAATGGCTGGACGATTTAGTTCAGGCTGTCAGAAAGATAATGCCAAATTGGGGTTCAACCTTTCGGGGTGACCACCGACACGAGCTAGATGAAAATGATCTGAGCTACCATGAGGTAGCGGCTTCGCTGCgtgaagaagctcgagatcTACGAATTTTAAAGAAAACCACCGGCCGTATATCCAAAGGAGCTTTTGGACCAACGTTTGGGACCGATCTGGATCAATGTCCAGATGAGTCTGCCGACCAggtagatggccagaaaggCAAATCAAAGACAATACACGAGAAGGAACAAAAAACGGACCGGCGCAAGCGAAGCAGAACCCTAGCTGACGATGCTACCTGCCAAGCCTGTGGGAGCAAGTTCCACAACCTTTCGAAGTGTTACTACATAAACCAGAGTATTGCACCACGAAGTTTTAAGGGAAATCCAACTATACGCTTAGGCATTGAAGCCCGACTGCTCAAAGATACAGCCTTTGCAGAGGAAGTCAGAAGGCACACCAAGCCTAAGGAAGAGGACAAAGAGAAACAACTTTGACTCGTACGGggtgttggcaaatgtgCGGCCACATTCTTCACTGGCCATGCCCCACATACAGTGTTCGCCATCACCCAATACCCACTAAAGAACTCGGCGATCCTGGACTCTGGATCGACAATTCATATATTCAACCAGATAAGCCGTTTTAACAACTTCCGCACGGCACTACCAGGAGACTGCGTTACAGCCGGAAACCACGACGTACCGATTCAAGGATATGGTAACATAGATATAGAGGTTCAAGGCCCGAAAGGGAAAACCTTGTTTAGATTGCGGGATGTAGCGTTTTGCGAACATTTCGCCGCAAACCTCGTCTCGTTGCGTCAGTTGCAAAGGTATGGCTACTGTTGGGACAACCGTCCTAACCAGAACTGCCTCCGCACTCACCACGGAAGGATTATATGCAACATATTCGACCGTCATGATCAATATGTCCTAGAATATATTCCGGGAGACGAGTCAAAACAGTCGTTCTTCGTAAGACGGAACACATTCAATTCATGGACTGGGCGGCGACCTGCCGGCGCAGATGCAAAGAAATGGCATCTTCGACTTGGTCACCCAGGTCCACAAGCCCTGGAGCACTTGGTCAATTGCTCAACGGGAGCAAGGATCAAAGGCATAACCACCACCGAATGCGATGACTGTGCTGTATCTAAGGCTAAACGGCAAGTCAGCCGCAAGCCACGGAACACAGAAAATGCACCAGGAATACGACTTGCAGTAGACTTCCATGATTTTCAGCACAACTCTCAAGGAAAACAGCATGTGATGTTGATCACTGATAGGTGGTCTGGATACATATGGGACTTCTACCTCGCTGATCGTGGAGCGGAAACCATGATTGAAGTATTCAATACTTTATTCGGCATTCTTGAAAGACGATTCCGAATTAAACCGAGTGTCATCGAGTGCGACAACGAAATATACAAAAGGAGGCTACAAGTGCGCCAGTTCTTGGAATCTCTCTTCATTGTGATCGAGCCCTCAGCCCCAGACACACAAGCTCAGAATGGCGGTGCTGAACGCTCGGGGGGCGTaatcaagaacaaggcaCGCGCAATGAGAAGCGGGGCCAGGCTACCAGTCTACTTATGGGTAGAGGTTTTCAAAGCTGCTGTATACCTATACAACCGAACACCAAAGTACATCTATAAATGGCAATCACCGTATGATCGCTTCTACACCTTCGTGGCTGAACGCGATGGTGTTGCAATTGATGGTAGAAAGCCAGATCAGAGGCATCTCCGAGTGTACGGATGCAAGGCATTCGCTATGACAAGAGAAGCCTTACGAAAATCCAACCGCCTGGAAAGAATGAATCCAAGGGCATGGATTGGTTACCTCGTCGGATACCAATCCACAAATATTTATCGGATTTGGAACCCAAAACTAGGTACCGTTATCTCCACAAGAGACGTGACATTCAATGAAGACGAATGTTTCAACGGAGACCTTAATCAAATGAGGGACGACCTCCGTCATATGAGTCGAGAAGAATTGGTTGCCATTCTTCGAGACATTGAGGAGCCGTCGAACCAGGATGATATGCAAGAGGACGTCGAAGGTGAGGATGATATTGTGTATGGTGCGGGAAATGGATGGAACATTGGTGCAATCCAGCGAGTGGATGAGCGGAGCGGGGATGAACGAACTGAGGTGCCAAGTGCACGATCAGTGGTTGACGGTTCTGGAAGAAGTGCCCAAACTGCAGCCGTGAGTCTCCCTGAAGTGTCAGAAGCACTTCCCGCGTTTGATGACTGTCCCAGTGAAGGTATCCGAACACGGACCGGCATGCCACCGGCAGAGTCAGGATCACAGGAATCTTCCAGGAAAAAGGGGCAGGATCACATCTTACCCAATTTTGGGGCTCAACAACGGCAGGATGCCGGCTGTAGGGAGACGTCCCGCAGTCCGCTACCTGATGCATTTGCGAGGGAAGCCCCCGCGTCGGCCAAAGATGCCGACACGCAAGTCCAACATtatccaacaccagcacgGTCAGAATCTTTTCCTGCGGCCCTCATGACATATTGCTTTGGGGATACAAATGAAGTTCTTCAAGCTGAAGATGAAACAATCCAGCGCTCCGACATTGATGTCTGGAAGGCAGCATTCGCTGCTGGGCGACATGCAATGCCAATTGGAGTAATTGACAATAAGCAAATAGATAAAGCCAAACTTCTTCGGTCCCTCAAAAGACCGGAAAGGCGATCAGGACCAAGCGGCACAGTTAATGGccagccagttgacaaggacaagttccGGAAGCTACTGGCAAAAGCCGTGTCGCTCCACAGACGGCAAATGCCAGCTCTTCCAAGGTCGCACCATGAAGTGCTGATGCATCCAATGGAGTCAGAGTTTCTCCAAGCAGAAGCTATTCACCTTCAAAGTCATGTTAACATGAAGACGTACAAAGAAATACCCAAAGACGACTCGTCAGCAAGAGGCGAGCAAGTCTTGGACTGCATGTGGGTCTACACATACAAGTTTGACAAGCATGGTTATTTCCAGAAGTGCAAAGCGCGGCTAGTTGTTCGAGGAGATCAGCAGGCGAAATCCATACACGAGGACACATACGCCTCTACACTAGCTGGACGCTCATTCAGAATCCTCATGGCTATTGCTGCACGGTTCGATCTCGAATTAGTGCAATATGATGCTGTCAATGCGtttgtcaatgccaaaaTAAACAGAGACATATTTATGAGAATGCCTCCAGGGTACCGTAAGCCAGGAAGGATATTGAAGCTCCAAAGAGCACTATACGGATTAAGATGTTCGCCCCTGCTTTGGCAGAAAGAGCTGACAAACACCCTTGAAGAGCTTGGGTTTGAGAAGGTCCCACATGAACCTTGCTGtatgatgaagaatggcatcataATATTCTTTTATGTGGACGACATCGTCCTAGCATATAAAAAGGGCAAAGAAACTGAAGCCCAAAATCTGGCTGACCGTCTGAAACAGAAATACGAACTGACCGGCGGAAACCAACTACAATGGTTCCTGGGAATAGAAATTACCCGAGACCGAGATCAGAAACTTATTTGGTTATCCCAATCTGCTTATATTGATAAGATCGCTAACTTAGCAGGGAGCGTAGATCGAAGACTGAATGTGCCCATGTCGGGACCAGAGCTCTTACCATACGAAGGAAGAGCGTCCGCCGCCTCAATACGGAAATATCAGAGGAAGATCGGATCACTGCTTTACGCAGCAGTAATAACCCGACCAGATATTGCGTTCGCAGTGTCAAGACTGGCTCGATTCAACATGAACCCTTCAAATGAACACCACGACGCAGCAGATAAGGTTCTTCAGTACTTAACACAGACGCGAACACTTGCGTTGCAACTCGGCGGAGGTGACGAGTTCCTTGTGGCAAGCGACGCATCATTCGCAGATAACTCAATTGACCGAAAGAGCTCCCAAGCATATGTAATGAAACTCTTTGGAGGAACAATAGCCTGGAGAGCCAACAAACAGGACACCGTAACTACCTCAACGACAGAGGCAGAGCTTCTTGCAGTTTCCCAAGCCGCAAAAGAATCAATGTTTGTCAGTCGTCTGCTCAAGGAATTGAGTATTCGCCTTGACGACCAGACAATACATATTCAATGCGACAACCAGCAGACAATCAAAGTGGTCAACAAAGAGATTGGTTTACTCCAAACCAAACTTCGACACGTTGATGTCCACAACCATTGGCTCCGGCAAGAGGTGCAGAACAAGACCATTTCAGTCGAGTACATGCCAAGTAGCGAGATGATGGCAGATGGCTTAACCAAAGCTCTCACCACTCAACGCTTCAGAGAGTCTGTGGCGAGACTGGGACTAGTGGACATTGCGACGCGACTGCAGCAACGACAGCTGAATGAGATGGACGAGACTTTGCAACAGAAGCTTAACCAGCTAGAGATGTGAGAATTTTGGCGCTCAGCTTCGACCTGTCGGTCAAAGCTGGGGGGGAGTGTTGCACtaaagtcgtgcataatcctgctccataccggttaagtgcataatgggggtgtgtcgcTTGCGACACGCTTACGCGcataaaaaggagaatggaagatcaagcagaatggcaCAGAACGAACAAcaatgaatacactgggcgaatgcctacacacccattcaattttacagtgacgcctttgtgaaagtatccacaccgtGATTCTGACAAGAACGGCTATTGTTGCACtaaagtcgtgcataatcctgctccataccggttaagtgcataatgggggtgtgtcgcTTGCGACACGCTTACGCGcataaaaaggagaatggaagatcaagcagaatggaacagaacagacaacaatgaatacactgggcgaatgcctacacacccattcaattttacagtgacgcctttgtgaaagtatccacaccgtGATTCTGACAGCTATCTATCCTTTGCACCATACAAATAAGGTACCTATTTGTGGCTTGACAGCG
The sequence above is drawn from the Pochonia chlamydosporia 170 chromosome Unknown PCv3seq00020, whole genome shotgun sequence genome and encodes:
- a CDS encoding amidohydrolase (similar to Metarhizium robertsii ARSEF 23 XP_007822291.2), whose translation is MSNFYGMYFGDPDLFPIYEALNKLNVTIFEHPTTPCTEYNHLKYDITAEAPTITQKEWQSLNRPVATRQFAAPTLDFPFDTARTFADLFYSEIPTRFSRLKWIIPHAGGGLIPTLDRIVGYSTLYPHLNLTRSSMIATLAKSFYFDLAGPWPVDSAIPSLLRWVDYTHIMWGSDIPFTPLVAAAAGISHLTWMFRRSDVAMRGGYSGKGIRELFRRGGLVKTSLRKSRLTSEPKHVLTSQYSGLAVLGQARFWCLVGPRAVRVP
- a CDS encoding polyprotein (similar to Colletotrichum gloeosporioides Nara gc5 XP_007273551.1), with amino-acid sequence MLITDRWSGYIWDFYLADRGAETMIEVFNTLFGILERRFRIKPSVIECDNEIYKRRLQVRQFLESLFIVIEPSAPDTQAQNGGAERSGGVIKNKARAMRSGARLPVYLWVEVFKAAVYLYNRTPKYIYKWQSPYDRFYTFVAERDGVAIDGRKPDQRHLRVYGCKAFAMTREALRKSNRLERMNPRAWIGYLVGYQSTNIYRIWNPKLGTVISTRDVTFNEDECFNGDLNQMRDDLRHMSREELVAILRDIEEPSNQDDMQEDVEGEDDIVYGAGNGWNIGAIQRVDERSGDERTEVPSARSVVDGSGRSAQTAAVSLPEVSEALPAFDDCPSEGIRTRTGMPPAESGSQESSRKKGQDHILPNFGAQQRQDAGCRETSRSPLPDAFAREAPASAKDADTQVQHYPTPARSESFPAALMTYCFGDTNEVLQAEDETIQRSDIDVWKAAFAAGRHAMPIGVIDNKQIDKAKLLRSLKRPERRSGPSGTVNGQPVDKDKFRKLLAKAVSLHRRQMPALPRSHHEVLMHPMESEFLQAEAIHLQSHVNMKTYKEIPKDDSSARGEQVLDCMWVYTYKFDKHGYFQKCKARLVVRGDQQAKSIHEDTYASTLAGRSFRILMAIAARFDLELVQYDAVNAFVNAKINRDIFMRMPPGYRKPGRILKLQRALYGLRCSPLLWQKELTNTLEELGFEKVPHEPCCMMKNGIIIFFYVDDIVLAYKKGKETEAQNLADRLKQKYELTGGNQLQWFLGIEITRDRDQKLIWLSQSAYIDKIANLAGSVDRRLNVPMSGPELLPYEGRASAASIRKYQRKIGSLLYAAVITRPDIAFAVSRLARFNMNPSNEHHDAADKVLQYLTQTRTLALQLGGGDEFLVASDASFADNSIDRKSSQAYVMKLFGGTIAWRANKQDTVTTSTTEAELLAVSQAAKESMFVSRLLKELSIRLDDQTIHIQCDNQQTIKVVNKEIGLLQTKLRHVDVHNHWLRQEVQNKTISVEYMPSSEMMADGLTKALTTQRFRESVARLGLVDIATRLQQRQLNEMDETLQQKLNQLEM